A single genomic interval of Seriola aureovittata isolate HTS-2021-v1 ecotype China chromosome 10, ASM2101889v1, whole genome shotgun sequence harbors:
- the ano5a gene encoding anoctamin-5 isoform X2 gives MHRITGKSGGDSLIEMSPTESFNDDVNGYHQHASSSTGSLQQGQSAFHFTPDVCEETCESLSTSLASLATSDHSDSPHFQAQTLEQINSLTGLSRKRALFLKFRSRIDKQQHSKDSVFFRDGMRRIDFVLSYVDDKDGERKQERRKVYEANLEKVGLELETEDKSESDDGKTYFVKIHAPWEVLATYADVLKIKVPFKANDIPDNSEMPMNWLSTPFRLPAEIMHPEPDYFTAPFNKSKSDFFLIDNKDTFFPPSTRNRIVYYILSRCSYFRDECGDKDKKGIKRLLNNGTYTAAFPLHDCRYWKRSRDANCESDRYNLYKNWARFFYFFKEQPLNLIRKYYGEKIGIYFAWLGFYTEMLFFAAIVGTICFVHGFLTYDDNEWSKEICSEEIGGNIVMCPLCDKKCGYWKLNSTCNSSWQSHLFDNVGTVFFAIFMGIWVTLFLEFWKRRQARLEYEWDLVDFEEEQQQLQLRPEYETKCTNRKLNRITQEMEPYLPITSKCARMCLSGATVLFWISLIIACIIGVIAYRLAVYAAFASIMKDSPTTNLQVVGPYITPQLATSVTASCINFVIIMVLNLMYERVAVWITDMEIPKTHLEYENKLTVKMFLFQFVNYYSSCFYVAFFKGKFVGYPGKYTYMFGEWSKLRNEECDPGGCLIELTTQLVIVMTGKQVWGNIQEALVPWLMNWWGSRKARNHPESLYSRWEQDHDLQGFGQLGLFYEYLEMVIQFGFITLFVASFPLAPLLALINNIIEVRVDAWKLTTQFRRPVAAKAHSIGAWEEILSGIAVLSVVTNAFIVAFTSDMIPRLVYMYAYQPNGEMNMKGYINNSLSVFNISEILLDNRPEEGENPSWFNSSITTCRYRDYRNPPDHEKRYFHTMQFWHILAAKLAFIIIMEHVVFSVKFFVAWMIPDVPSDVRARVKRERYLVQEYLHDYEVEKLKVQLSHNGNNDCTCTPMIYPSLPQHEVLSECL, from the exons ATGCATCGAATAACGGGAAAATCTGGAGGGGACAGTCTGATTGAGATGAGCCCCACAGAATCTTTCAACG ATGATGTAAATGGCTACCACCAACACGCCTCATCCAGCACAGGATCCCTCCAGCAGGGACAATCAGCG tttcattttacGCCTGATGTGTGTGAAGAGACCTGTGAGTCTCTCAGTACCAGCCTAGCCTCCCTGGCCACCTCTGACCACAGCGACAGTCCACACTTTCAGGCTCAGACCTTAGAGCAAATCAATTCTTTGACTGGG CTCTCGAGAAAGCGGGCTCTATTCCTGAAGTTTCGTTCAAGG attgacaaacaacaacacagtaaaGACTCAGTGTTCTTCCGTGATGGAATGCGCAGGATTGATTTTGTTCTGTCCTATGTTGATGATAAAGATGGTGAGAGAAAACAG gagaggaggaaggtgtACGAGGCCAATTTAGAGAAAGTTGGCCTGGAGCTGGAGACGGAAGATAAATCA GAGTCAGATGATGGAAAGACTTACTTTGTGAAGATCCATGCTCCATGGGAAGTGTTGGCAACGTATGCAGACGTACTGAAGATCAAAGTCCCCTTCAAGGCCAATGACATCCCAGACAACAGCGAGATGCCCATGAACTGGCTGTCCACCCCCTTTCGTCTGCCAGCGGAAATCATGCACCCTGAGCCAGACTATTTCACAGCTCCTTTCAACAAGAGCAAGTCGGACTTCTTCCTTATCGACAACAAAGACACATTCTTCCCCCCTTCCACTCGCAACAGGATA GTCTACTATATCCTGTCCCGCTGTTCATACTTCCGAGATGAATGTGgggacaaagacaaaaagggaATCAAGAGGTTACTCAACAATGGGACCTACACTGCTGCCTTCCCCCTACATGAT TGTAGATACTGGAAAAGATCAAGGGATGCTAACTGCGAAAGTGATCGATACAATCTCTACAAAAACTGGGCCAGATTCTTCTATTTCTTCAAGGAGCAGCCCCTCAACCTTATTAG GAAGTATTATGGAGAGAAGATAGGTATTTATTTTGCGTGGCTGGGTTTCTACACTGAGATGTTGTTCTTTGCTGCAATAGTAGGGACAATTTGTTTCGTCCACGGATTCCTCACTTACGATGACAACGAGTGGAG TAAAGAAATATGTAGCGAGGAAATTGGAGGCAACATTGTCATGTGCCCGCTGTGTGACAAGAAGTGTGGCTACTGGAAACTCAACTCAACATGCAACTCCTCATGG CAATCACACTTATTTGACAACGTAGGAACagtgttttttgccatattcATGGGGATTTGGG TGACGCTGTTCCTGGAGTTCTGGAAGAGGCGGCAGGCCCGTCTTGAGTATGAGTGGGATCTGGTCGACTTTGAGGAggagcaacagcagctgcagcttcgGCCAGAGTACGAGACCAAGTGCACCAACCGCAAGCTGAACCGCATCACtcag GAAATGGAGCCGTACTTACCCATAACAAGCAAGTGTGCACGCATGTGTCTATCTGGAGCCACCGTCCTGTTCTGG ATCTCATTGATCATTGCCTGCATTATTGGGGTGATAGCGTACCGCCTGGCGGTATATGCGGCCTTCGCCAGCATCATGAAGGACAGTCCAACCACTAACCTGCAGGTGGTTGGCCCCTACATCACGCCACAGCTGGCCACCTCTGTCACCGCCTCCTGCATCAACTTTGTCATCATCATGGTCCTCAACCTCATGTATGAGAGAGTGGCTGTTTGGATCACTGATATGG AAATCCCAAAGACCCACCTGGAGTATGAGAACAAACTGACGGTGAAGATGTTCCTCTTCCAGTTTGTCAACTACTACTCCTCCTGCTTCTACGTGGCTTTCTTCAAGGGCAAGTTTGTTGGCTACCCTGGAAAATACACTTACATGTTTGGCGAGTGGAGCAAACTGAGGAATGAAGAG TGTGACCCTGGTGGCTGTCTGATTGAGTTGACCACCCAGCTGGTGATAGTGATGACCGGTAAACAGGTGTGGGGCAACATCCAAGAGGCTCTGGTCCC GTGGTTGATGAACTGGTGGGGCAGCAGGAAGGCACGAAACCACCCAGAGAGTCTGTACAGCCGCTGGGAGCAGGACCACGACCTGCAGGGCTTTGGGCAGCTGGGCCTTTTCTACGAGTACTTGGAAATGG TGATCCAGTTTGGTTTCATCACACTCTTTGTCGCCTCCTTCCCCTTGGCACCACTGCTGGCACTTATCAACAACATCATTGAGGTTAGAGTGGATGCCTGGAAGCTCACCACCCAGTTCAGACGTCCCGTGGCAGCCAAGGCCCACAGTATCGGGGCGTGGGAGGAAATCCTCAGTGGGATTGCCGTCCTCTCTGTTGTCACAAAT GCATTCATTGTGGCCTTCACCTCTGATATGATCCCTCGGCTTGTGTACATGTATGCCTACCAACCAAACGGTGAGATGAATATGAAAGGCTACATAAACAACAGCCTGTCAGTGTTTAACATCTCTGAGATCCTACTGGACAACAGACCTGAGGAAGGGGAGAACCCCTCCTGGTTCAACAGCTCCATCACtacctgcag GTATCGTGATTACCGCAATCCGCCTGACCATGAGAAGAGGTACTTCCACACTATGCAGTTCTGGCATATTTTGGCTGCCAAGCTGGCTTTCATCATTATCATGGAG CATGTTGTGTTCTCTGTCAAGTTCTTCGTAGCCTGGATGATCCCAGATGTTCCCTCTGATGTGAGGGCTCGAGTAAAGAGAGAGCGCTACCTGGTCCAGGAGTATCTCCATGACTACGAAGTGGAGAAGCTGAAGGTCCAACTCAGCCATAACGGCAACAATGATTGCACCTGCACGCCCATGATCTATCCATCTTTGCCCCAACATGAGGTGCTGTCAGAGTGTCTCTAG
- the ano5a gene encoding anoctamin-5 isoform X3 yields MHRITGKSGGDSLIEMSPTESFNDDVNGYHQHASSSTGSLQQGQSAIDKQQHSKDSVFFRDGMRRIDFVLSYVDDKDGERKQERRKVYEANLEKVGLELETEDKSESDDGKTYFVKIHAPWEVLATYADVLKIKVPFKANDIPDNSEMPMNWLSTPFRLPAEIMHPEPDYFTAPFNKSKSDFFLIDNKDTFFPPSTRNRIVYYILSRCSYFRDECGDKDKKGIKRLLNNGTYTAAFPLHDCRYWKRSRDANCESDRYNLYKNWARFFYFFKEQPLNLIRKYYGEKIGIYFAWLGFYTEMLFFAAIVGTICFVHGFLTYDDNEWSKEICSEEIGGNIVMCPLCDKKCGYWKLNSTCNSSWQSHLFDNVGTVFFAIFMGIWVTLFLEFWKRRQARLEYEWDLVDFEEEQQQLQLRPEYETKCTNRKLNRITQETEWVLERTATDLLGKLFLCWATVILWISLIIACIIGVIAYRLAVYAAFASIMKDSPTTNLQVVGPYITPQLATSVTASCINFVIIMVLNLMYERVAVWITDMEIPKTHLEYENKLTVKMFLFQFVNYYSSCFYVAFFKGKFVGYPGKYTYMFGEWSKLRNEECDPGGCLIELTTQLVIVMTGKQVWGNIQEALVPWLMNWWGSRKARNHPESLYSRWEQDHDLQGFGQLGLFYEYLEMVIQFGFITLFVASFPLAPLLALINNIIEVRVDAWKLTTQFRRPVAAKAHSIGAWEEILSGIAVLSVVTNAFIVAFTSDMIPRLVYMYAYQPNGEMNMKGYINNSLSVFNISEILLDNRPEEGENPSWFNSSITTCRYRDYRNPPDHEKRYFHTMQFWHILAAKLAFIIIMEHVVFSVKFFVAWMIPDVPSDVRARVKRERYLVQEYLHDYEVEKLKVQLSHNGNNDCTCTPMIYPSLPQHEVLSECL; encoded by the exons ATGCATCGAATAACGGGAAAATCTGGAGGGGACAGTCTGATTGAGATGAGCCCCACAGAATCTTTCAACG ATGATGTAAATGGCTACCACCAACACGCCTCATCCAGCACAGGATCCCTCCAGCAGGGACAATCAGCG attgacaaacaacaacacagtaaaGACTCAGTGTTCTTCCGTGATGGAATGCGCAGGATTGATTTTGTTCTGTCCTATGTTGATGATAAAGATGGTGAGAGAAAACAG gagaggaggaaggtgtACGAGGCCAATTTAGAGAAAGTTGGCCTGGAGCTGGAGACGGAAGATAAATCA GAGTCAGATGATGGAAAGACTTACTTTGTGAAGATCCATGCTCCATGGGAAGTGTTGGCAACGTATGCAGACGTACTGAAGATCAAAGTCCCCTTCAAGGCCAATGACATCCCAGACAACAGCGAGATGCCCATGAACTGGCTGTCCACCCCCTTTCGTCTGCCAGCGGAAATCATGCACCCTGAGCCAGACTATTTCACAGCTCCTTTCAACAAGAGCAAGTCGGACTTCTTCCTTATCGACAACAAAGACACATTCTTCCCCCCTTCCACTCGCAACAGGATA GTCTACTATATCCTGTCCCGCTGTTCATACTTCCGAGATGAATGTGgggacaaagacaaaaagggaATCAAGAGGTTACTCAACAATGGGACCTACACTGCTGCCTTCCCCCTACATGAT TGTAGATACTGGAAAAGATCAAGGGATGCTAACTGCGAAAGTGATCGATACAATCTCTACAAAAACTGGGCCAGATTCTTCTATTTCTTCAAGGAGCAGCCCCTCAACCTTATTAG GAAGTATTATGGAGAGAAGATAGGTATTTATTTTGCGTGGCTGGGTTTCTACACTGAGATGTTGTTCTTTGCTGCAATAGTAGGGACAATTTGTTTCGTCCACGGATTCCTCACTTACGATGACAACGAGTGGAG TAAAGAAATATGTAGCGAGGAAATTGGAGGCAACATTGTCATGTGCCCGCTGTGTGACAAGAAGTGTGGCTACTGGAAACTCAACTCAACATGCAACTCCTCATGG CAATCACACTTATTTGACAACGTAGGAACagtgttttttgccatattcATGGGGATTTGGG TGACGCTGTTCCTGGAGTTCTGGAAGAGGCGGCAGGCCCGTCTTGAGTATGAGTGGGATCTGGTCGACTTTGAGGAggagcaacagcagctgcagcttcgGCCAGAGTACGAGACCAAGTGCACCAACCGCAAGCTGAACCGCATCACtcag GAAACGGAGTGGGTTCTTGAAAGGACTGCTACAGATCTATTGGGGAAATTGTTTCTGTGCTGGGCCACAGTCATCCTCTGG ATCTCATTGATCATTGCCTGCATTATTGGGGTGATAGCGTACCGCCTGGCGGTATATGCGGCCTTCGCCAGCATCATGAAGGACAGTCCAACCACTAACCTGCAGGTGGTTGGCCCCTACATCACGCCACAGCTGGCCACCTCTGTCACCGCCTCCTGCATCAACTTTGTCATCATCATGGTCCTCAACCTCATGTATGAGAGAGTGGCTGTTTGGATCACTGATATGG AAATCCCAAAGACCCACCTGGAGTATGAGAACAAACTGACGGTGAAGATGTTCCTCTTCCAGTTTGTCAACTACTACTCCTCCTGCTTCTACGTGGCTTTCTTCAAGGGCAAGTTTGTTGGCTACCCTGGAAAATACACTTACATGTTTGGCGAGTGGAGCAAACTGAGGAATGAAGAG TGTGACCCTGGTGGCTGTCTGATTGAGTTGACCACCCAGCTGGTGATAGTGATGACCGGTAAACAGGTGTGGGGCAACATCCAAGAGGCTCTGGTCCC GTGGTTGATGAACTGGTGGGGCAGCAGGAAGGCACGAAACCACCCAGAGAGTCTGTACAGCCGCTGGGAGCAGGACCACGACCTGCAGGGCTTTGGGCAGCTGGGCCTTTTCTACGAGTACTTGGAAATGG TGATCCAGTTTGGTTTCATCACACTCTTTGTCGCCTCCTTCCCCTTGGCACCACTGCTGGCACTTATCAACAACATCATTGAGGTTAGAGTGGATGCCTGGAAGCTCACCACCCAGTTCAGACGTCCCGTGGCAGCCAAGGCCCACAGTATCGGGGCGTGGGAGGAAATCCTCAGTGGGATTGCCGTCCTCTCTGTTGTCACAAAT GCATTCATTGTGGCCTTCACCTCTGATATGATCCCTCGGCTTGTGTACATGTATGCCTACCAACCAAACGGTGAGATGAATATGAAAGGCTACATAAACAACAGCCTGTCAGTGTTTAACATCTCTGAGATCCTACTGGACAACAGACCTGAGGAAGGGGAGAACCCCTCCTGGTTCAACAGCTCCATCACtacctgcag GTATCGTGATTACCGCAATCCGCCTGACCATGAGAAGAGGTACTTCCACACTATGCAGTTCTGGCATATTTTGGCTGCCAAGCTGGCTTTCATCATTATCATGGAG CATGTTGTGTTCTCTGTCAAGTTCTTCGTAGCCTGGATGATCCCAGATGTTCCCTCTGATGTGAGGGCTCGAGTAAAGAGAGAGCGCTACCTGGTCCAGGAGTATCTCCATGACTACGAAGTGGAGAAGCTGAAGGTCCAACTCAGCCATAACGGCAACAATGATTGCACCTGCACGCCCATGATCTATCCATCTTTGCCCCAACATGAGGTGCTGTCAGAGTGTCTCTAG
- the ano5a gene encoding anoctamin-5 isoform X4: MHRITGKSGGDSLIEMSPTESFNDDVNGYHQHASSSTGSLQQGQSAIDKQQHSKDSVFFRDGMRRIDFVLSYVDDKDGERKQERRKVYEANLEKVGLELETEDKSESDDGKTYFVKIHAPWEVLATYADVLKIKVPFKANDIPDNSEMPMNWLSTPFRLPAEIMHPEPDYFTAPFNKSKSDFFLIDNKDTFFPPSTRNRIVYYILSRCSYFRDECGDKDKKGIKRLLNNGTYTAAFPLHDCRYWKRSRDANCESDRYNLYKNWARFFYFFKEQPLNLIRKYYGEKIGIYFAWLGFYTEMLFFAAIVGTICFVHGFLTYDDNEWSKEICSEEIGGNIVMCPLCDKKCGYWKLNSTCNSSWQSHLFDNVGTVFFAIFMGIWVTLFLEFWKRRQARLEYEWDLVDFEEEQQQLQLRPEYETKCTNRKLNRITQEMEPYLPITSKCARMCLSGATVLFWISLIIACIIGVIAYRLAVYAAFASIMKDSPTTNLQVVGPYITPQLATSVTASCINFVIIMVLNLMYERVAVWITDMEIPKTHLEYENKLTVKMFLFQFVNYYSSCFYVAFFKGKFVGYPGKYTYMFGEWSKLRNEECDPGGCLIELTTQLVIVMTGKQVWGNIQEALVPWLMNWWGSRKARNHPESLYSRWEQDHDLQGFGQLGLFYEYLEMVIQFGFITLFVASFPLAPLLALINNIIEVRVDAWKLTTQFRRPVAAKAHSIGAWEEILSGIAVLSVVTNAFIVAFTSDMIPRLVYMYAYQPNGEMNMKGYINNSLSVFNISEILLDNRPEEGENPSWFNSSITTCRYRDYRNPPDHEKRYFHTMQFWHILAAKLAFIIIMEHVVFSVKFFVAWMIPDVPSDVRARVKRERYLVQEYLHDYEVEKLKVQLSHNGNNDCTCTPMIYPSLPQHEVLSECL; encoded by the exons ATGCATCGAATAACGGGAAAATCTGGAGGGGACAGTCTGATTGAGATGAGCCCCACAGAATCTTTCAACG ATGATGTAAATGGCTACCACCAACACGCCTCATCCAGCACAGGATCCCTCCAGCAGGGACAATCAGCG attgacaaacaacaacacagtaaaGACTCAGTGTTCTTCCGTGATGGAATGCGCAGGATTGATTTTGTTCTGTCCTATGTTGATGATAAAGATGGTGAGAGAAAACAG gagaggaggaaggtgtACGAGGCCAATTTAGAGAAAGTTGGCCTGGAGCTGGAGACGGAAGATAAATCA GAGTCAGATGATGGAAAGACTTACTTTGTGAAGATCCATGCTCCATGGGAAGTGTTGGCAACGTATGCAGACGTACTGAAGATCAAAGTCCCCTTCAAGGCCAATGACATCCCAGACAACAGCGAGATGCCCATGAACTGGCTGTCCACCCCCTTTCGTCTGCCAGCGGAAATCATGCACCCTGAGCCAGACTATTTCACAGCTCCTTTCAACAAGAGCAAGTCGGACTTCTTCCTTATCGACAACAAAGACACATTCTTCCCCCCTTCCACTCGCAACAGGATA GTCTACTATATCCTGTCCCGCTGTTCATACTTCCGAGATGAATGTGgggacaaagacaaaaagggaATCAAGAGGTTACTCAACAATGGGACCTACACTGCTGCCTTCCCCCTACATGAT TGTAGATACTGGAAAAGATCAAGGGATGCTAACTGCGAAAGTGATCGATACAATCTCTACAAAAACTGGGCCAGATTCTTCTATTTCTTCAAGGAGCAGCCCCTCAACCTTATTAG GAAGTATTATGGAGAGAAGATAGGTATTTATTTTGCGTGGCTGGGTTTCTACACTGAGATGTTGTTCTTTGCTGCAATAGTAGGGACAATTTGTTTCGTCCACGGATTCCTCACTTACGATGACAACGAGTGGAG TAAAGAAATATGTAGCGAGGAAATTGGAGGCAACATTGTCATGTGCCCGCTGTGTGACAAGAAGTGTGGCTACTGGAAACTCAACTCAACATGCAACTCCTCATGG CAATCACACTTATTTGACAACGTAGGAACagtgttttttgccatattcATGGGGATTTGGG TGACGCTGTTCCTGGAGTTCTGGAAGAGGCGGCAGGCCCGTCTTGAGTATGAGTGGGATCTGGTCGACTTTGAGGAggagcaacagcagctgcagcttcgGCCAGAGTACGAGACCAAGTGCACCAACCGCAAGCTGAACCGCATCACtcag GAAATGGAGCCGTACTTACCCATAACAAGCAAGTGTGCACGCATGTGTCTATCTGGAGCCACCGTCCTGTTCTGG ATCTCATTGATCATTGCCTGCATTATTGGGGTGATAGCGTACCGCCTGGCGGTATATGCGGCCTTCGCCAGCATCATGAAGGACAGTCCAACCACTAACCTGCAGGTGGTTGGCCCCTACATCACGCCACAGCTGGCCACCTCTGTCACCGCCTCCTGCATCAACTTTGTCATCATCATGGTCCTCAACCTCATGTATGAGAGAGTGGCTGTTTGGATCACTGATATGG AAATCCCAAAGACCCACCTGGAGTATGAGAACAAACTGACGGTGAAGATGTTCCTCTTCCAGTTTGTCAACTACTACTCCTCCTGCTTCTACGTGGCTTTCTTCAAGGGCAAGTTTGTTGGCTACCCTGGAAAATACACTTACATGTTTGGCGAGTGGAGCAAACTGAGGAATGAAGAG TGTGACCCTGGTGGCTGTCTGATTGAGTTGACCACCCAGCTGGTGATAGTGATGACCGGTAAACAGGTGTGGGGCAACATCCAAGAGGCTCTGGTCCC GTGGTTGATGAACTGGTGGGGCAGCAGGAAGGCACGAAACCACCCAGAGAGTCTGTACAGCCGCTGGGAGCAGGACCACGACCTGCAGGGCTTTGGGCAGCTGGGCCTTTTCTACGAGTACTTGGAAATGG TGATCCAGTTTGGTTTCATCACACTCTTTGTCGCCTCCTTCCCCTTGGCACCACTGCTGGCACTTATCAACAACATCATTGAGGTTAGAGTGGATGCCTGGAAGCTCACCACCCAGTTCAGACGTCCCGTGGCAGCCAAGGCCCACAGTATCGGGGCGTGGGAGGAAATCCTCAGTGGGATTGCCGTCCTCTCTGTTGTCACAAAT GCATTCATTGTGGCCTTCACCTCTGATATGATCCCTCGGCTTGTGTACATGTATGCCTACCAACCAAACGGTGAGATGAATATGAAAGGCTACATAAACAACAGCCTGTCAGTGTTTAACATCTCTGAGATCCTACTGGACAACAGACCTGAGGAAGGGGAGAACCCCTCCTGGTTCAACAGCTCCATCACtacctgcag GTATCGTGATTACCGCAATCCGCCTGACCATGAGAAGAGGTACTTCCACACTATGCAGTTCTGGCATATTTTGGCTGCCAAGCTGGCTTTCATCATTATCATGGAG CATGTTGTGTTCTCTGTCAAGTTCTTCGTAGCCTGGATGATCCCAGATGTTCCCTCTGATGTGAGGGCTCGAGTAAAGAGAGAGCGCTACCTGGTCCAGGAGTATCTCCATGACTACGAAGTGGAGAAGCTGAAGGTCCAACTCAGCCATAACGGCAACAATGATTGCACCTGCACGCCCATGATCTATCCATCTTTGCCCCAACATGAGGTGCTGTCAGAGTGTCTCTAG